Proteins encoded within one genomic window of Lampris incognitus isolate fLamInc1 chromosome 1, fLamInc1.hap2, whole genome shotgun sequence:
- the c1h5orf34 gene encoding uncharacterized protein C5orf34 homolog has protein sequence MAAYANVGLMIMYEDESVDVRYGDGSRLFLSPCGSEFVLVKPPDPSAHPLQPCERVRQRTRFTVSAYKELMVDALIFRNKYATRPYLPEEIIAADHKKPFYSNDSQVEWPKLSSSDAELGPSGETIIRSVKGKAALLLSSSGAEFLVEFNCDLSQAQNRYQRAHSLSGDTGEQLSNATRQRSVAGCPQTTDDERKQTVVRGKGRRGLSRSQSCSPQNNNPSTAQSKVYLSTIVVQHHSCSCVDPMWLYPLSLARHHWTIRHSKPPGDTEAEGARDPSHAYGGINTTEVSSEERRSRLPEALPLTCTSPHRHRWRTVTPLVQGEQYIDQDLPRELVKVMWCDGVIYRILNGAMPVVEVSPGDGSVIRSNGTLNSYFTHHRNEPRLGEVKEVTYHLKSLPPDVPGQVMSVGSVLSRASRLLTCYNNARHSLKLPVTPSCLEQGILFSESVTCEEQVPDSALKDHQNMVTQTVHISPNVVAAELEKIRQFSLLLDGKSLLRKEENAPKLGCSSAQQEPVTDPLSDSCVTEALQKTSKAIQDIDNLISAIKIT, from the exons ATGGCAGCCTACGCTAATGTCGGTTTAATGATCATGTACGAGGACGAGTCGGTGGATGTACGTTACGGAGATGGATCCCGGTTATTTCTGTCGCCTTGCGGGTCCGAGTTTGTGCTGGTGAAACCCCCTGACCCCTCCGCACATCCTCTCCAGCCCTGTGAGAGAGTTCGACAGAGGACAAGATTCACCGTCAGCGCCTACAAG GAATTGATGGTGGATGCACTGATATTCAGAAATAAGTATGCCACTCGCCCATACCTGCCTGAGGAAATTATCGCTGCTGATCATAAAAAG CCTTTTTACAGTAATGACTCACAGGTGGAGTGGCCCAAATTATCATCCTCTGATGCTGAACTCGGGCCCAGTGGTGAGACCATCATTAGGTCAGTAAAGGGAAAAGCCGCTCTATTGCTGTCATCCTCTGGGGCAGAGTTCTTGGTAGAGTTCAACTGCGACCTTAGTCAAGCTCAGAATAGGTACCAAAGAGCACATAGTCTGAGCGGAGATACTGGTGAACAGTTGAGCAATGCAACCCGTCAAAGAAGCGTGGCTGGCTGCCCGCAAACAACTGATGATGAACGTAAACAGACTGTGGTAAGAGGAAAAGGAAGGAGAGGCCTGAGCAGATCACAATCTTGCTCTCCTCAAAATAACAACCCCAGCACTGCCCAGTCCAAAGTATATCTC TCCACCATTGTAGTTCAGCATCACTCGTGCTCCTGTGTGGACCCTATGTGGCTTTATCCTCTCTCCCTGGCTCGTCACCACTGGACCATTCGTCACTCCAAGCCTCCTGGAGATACCGAGGCAGAGGGAGCCAGAGACCCTAGTCATGCATATGGGGGGATAAACACAACAGAGGTATCCAGTGAAGAAAGAAGGTCTCGTCTTCCCGAAGCGCTGCCTCTCACATGTACCTCCCCTCACCGCCACAG GTGGAGGACAGTGACCCCCCTGGTCCAAGGTGAACAATATATAGACCAAGACCTTCCAAGAGAGCTGGTAAAAGTGATGTGGTGCGATGGAGTCATTTACAG GATACTCAATGGAGCCATGCCAGTCGTAGAGGTGTCCCCAGGAGATGGATCTGTCATTCGGTCAAATGGTACCCTGAACAGTTATTTCACCCACCACAGAAATGAGCCCCGTTTAGGGGAG GTGAAAGAGGTCACATACCATCTGAAAAGCCTTCCACCTGATGTACCCGGGCAGGTCATGTCTGTGGGTTCTGTCCTGAGTCGTGCAAGCAG GCTCCTTACTTGTTACAACAATGCCAGGCATTCATTAAAGCTGCCCGTTACACCCAGCTGTTTggaacag GGCATCCTTTTCTCTGAGTCAGTCACCTGTGAAGAGCAAGTACCAGATTCAGCACTTAAAGACCATCAAAATATGGTGACACAGACGGTACACATCTC GCCGAACGTTGTTGCTGCAGAGCTGGAGAAGATAAGACAATTCAGTC TTCTGCTGGACGGCAAGAGTCTGCTTAGGAAGGAGGAAAATGCTCCAAAGCTAGGATGCAGTTCTGCACAACAGGAGCCCGTTACTGATCCTTTGAGTGACAGCTGTGTCACCGAAGCCCTCCAGAAAACATCCAAAGCTATACAGGACATCGACAATCTGATATCAGCGATCAAAATCACGTGA